The Chitinophaga niabensis genomic interval AAAATGCAGCTGAGGGAGAATAGGGGGATTTCTTTTTGAAAGAGGCCCTTAGGGGTATAAAGGAATCTTCTTTTTGAAGAAGGTCAACCACGCGGCACAAAGAATTCTTTTTTGAAGCTGACCACACTCAGCAAAGGCAAATGGGGATTTCTTTTTTTGAAAGAGGCAAAAGAGGAACAAGGATTTTCTTTTTTGGACGGAGGCCGCATTCCAAAATAAAAAAAGGGCACTCTTCACAGAGCGCCCTTTTTATTGCTTATGCGGAAGGTATCTTCAGTTTCCAACCCGGTTGTATAATATCCGGATTTTTGATCTGATCTTTATTGGCTTCATAGATCTTCTGCCAGGTAAGCCCCGGATAATTCTTAGCGATCTTGCTAAGACTATCTCCTGACTTCACTTCATATTCCTGTTCCGCACCTTCTGCTACAGAAATGTTCAGCACCATGTCGCCGGACCTCATTTCAGGGTCCAGTTTTTCATAAGTGCTCCAGATCTGATCTTTTACCGCAGAGGAGGGAGCAGTACCTGTTACGTACAGCACATTGTTTTGCTCTACCACCTGCAAACCGCTAACGCCGGCGCTGGTAGCCTGTTGAATGAGTGTTGCATATTTATCTTGTAGTGCCATGATATTACTTTTTTAAGGTTAATGGTGGAATGAAAAGCCGGCTTATTTCAGTGTCAGTTTATTGAGCACTTTTTTAGGCTTGGCTTCATTAGCAGCCTGCATTACTTTTTTCAGATCAGCTTTGGCAATGGTGCCGGTTAAGGTTACTTCTCCGTTGGCAACGGTGGCTGTTACACCTGTAATACCATGCGCGTTCAATGCAGAGTCAACACTGGTCCTTACAATGTCGTCCGGATTGATCACAACAGGTGGTGGCGGCGGAGGAGGAGGTGTTACCATGATATTGTTGGTAACCGATTTAATCCCCTTAATGCCTTTAGCAGCATCTTCGGCAGTGGTTTTTGCAGCATCGTCAACAACTTCTCCACTCAACGTGGCGACCCCTCCCTTCACTTCTGCAATTACGCCCGGCGCAGCTGTAGATAACTTGTCATTCACTTCTTTCTGAAGCTTCGCATCGCTTGGAGCACAAGCGTACAAGAGAATTCCCATCATTGCAAGACAGGCGAGTAAAAAGGATTTGCGCTGTTTCATAAGATTAAAATTTTATAGGAATTTAACGAATCCCTGCTGAAACGACAACTATTTATTTGTTTAAATAATTGTTATGCAATGAGATATGCAATAATATATTTTCACTATAAGTACTTTTATTTGTATGTGTTTTATACCTAAACCGTATATGCAGTTATAAGATGCACTTACAAGGTTGTTACAGGCACAAAAAAATTCCGCACTGGAAAAACCGGTGCGGAATCATGCTTATTCGTTAATAAAATTAGTTCAGTACATTTTTCTCCTGCACTATTTCAATGCCTTCCTGGTCTTTCAGTTTGGCAAATCCACCATTTACATTACGCAGGTTATGGATGCCTTCCCTCTTCATGATAGAGCAGGCGATCACACTACGGTAACCACCGGCGCAATGTACATAGAGGTTATGATTATCCTCAATGTCCGCCAGGTTGCCGGGATCAGTTAATTCGCTCAGCGTCATATTCAATGCGCCCTGTACATGGCCATCTGCATATTCTGTAGGTTTACGCACATCCACTACCAGCAGGTTTGGATCATGCGGCATGTCCATGGCCAGTTCATCGGCATCTACAGAGATGATCAGGTCAAAAGGTTCGCCGGCTGCTTTCCAGGCTTCGTAACCACCTTCCAGGTAACCTTCTACTTTATCAAATCCAACACGTGCAAGCCGTACAATAGTTTCTTCTTCCTGCCCTGGCTCAGTTACGAGGATCATGGACTGCCTGAAGGGTAAGAGGCTGCCTGCCCATTCTGCAAAACGGCCTTCCAGCCCTATGCTGATGGAACCGGGCACAAACCCTTCCGTAAACACATTGGCATGACGGGTATCGAGGATCACCGCATCTGCCTGGATCTTTTCTTTAAACGCTGCTACGGATAAAGGTTTCAGACTTCTTTCCATCAACACCTGCATGGCATCATATCCCTCTTTATTGATCTTTGCATTGATGGGGAAATATTGCGGCGGCGTACTCAATCCTTCGGTTACCTGTGCAATGAAATCGTCTTTATCTGTTGCCAGCAAAGCATAGTTGGAACTCTTTTCCTCACCGATGGTACTATAGGTGTTCGGCCCTAAGTTTTTGCCGCAGGAACTTCCCGGACCGTGAGCAGGATATACGATCACGTTATCAGGAATGGGCTTTATCTTGTTGTTCAGGGATTCGTATAAATGCCCTGCCAGTTCTTCTTTACTGAGAGAACCGCTGAAAAGATCAGGACGGCCAACATCACCCACAAACAAAGTATCCCCTGTGAAGATGGCGTGTGGTTCGTTCTTTTCATCAAAGAGCAGGTAACAGGTGCTCTCCATGGTATGACCGGGTGTATGTAAGGCACGGACCTTCAATTTTCCGATCGGAAAATCTTCTCCATCTGCTGCAATATGAACCGGGAAATTAGTAGTGGTATTAGGGCCATAAACGATGGGCGCTTTTGTGGCGGCGGCAAGGTCCAGGTGGCCGGAAACAAAGTCCGCATGAAAATGGGTCTCAAAAATGTATTTAATGGTAGCATTCCGTTCGCGGGCAAGTTCCAGGTAAGGTTCAATGTCCCGTAACGGATCAATCACTGCAGCCACTCCTTCAGACTCTATAAAATAAGCGGCTTCCGATAAGCACCCCGTGTATAACTGCTTAATGAACATATGGTCGTCTTTGATTTTAGCAAAAATACGAAGAAGTTCACAAGTGGAGCGTGACGGATGTCAATCAGAAGTAAAACCATGATCATTGAAAGGATCCATAAAAAAAGACCATCTTCCGTAGAAGACAGTCTTTCAGTATGGATTGGGCCGCATCCTGCGGCAGACATTGAAAAAGATTGTGTTGATGAGACTATCCCACCAGCTCTTCGACAAACTTAGCAACTTCAGCAATACGCTGCTTGTTGATAGTATAGTGAATAAACTTACCGTCTCTCTCGGTAATCACGATACCTGCACGCCTTAAAATAGCGAGGTGCTGGGATGCTACCGACTGCTCTAATCTCAACTTCACATAGATCTCCGTTACGGTCATGCGCTTATGGTCTTCCAACAGCTTGATCATCTGCTGGCGCAGCTTGTGGTTGATGGCTCTCAACACCATAGCGGCCTTCTTAACGGCAATGTAATCCAATTTGATCTGATCTTTTTCATTGTTACCTCTCGAAATAATTAGGGTATTTGATGAGGTAGTTAATAATTGTTTTTCCATCGCAAAATAGTTTTAAAAAATAATGAAATGACAGGGATCAACGGACAGTAAAACGCGACTATTAGACAATGATCGCGGATATTGATTATACAAAATTATAATATCTGTCACAATAAAAAAAATTTCTATACCTTCTTTTTTAATATATAATTCCGAATATGCCTCATTTTATCACAATTTGACAATTCTCTGACATTTCCGGGCATGATTTACTGTCCAAATCGCCTCTCTCAGATTATAACGCTTTTAAATGCGTAATATGATGCGGCGAAATGCTAAAAATCTGCTAAAAAATTAAGGAATGTTACTTTTTTCCGGGGTGGTAAAAGGCTTTTAAGTAGTTGGGCGTGAAGTAGGCGACATCCTCGAAATGCTTGCTGGCAAAGGATTTTTCAGCCAGTGGGACCATGTGTGCGGCGGAAATGTGATAGGCCGGAAATGACGCATTAGGCCGGACTCCTAATAATACCTGCCATTTTGGGGCTCCGTCACCAAAAAAAATGGTGTTTTTTGCAATCATATAAGGATCAAATGATTGTGTTTCCAGGATCATTGCCTGGGGTTCCAAAACAGGTTCAAGATCTTTATTATATACCGCGGTAAACACTTCCATTCTGCGGGCATCTATCATGGGCACTAAAAAAACATCTGCTCCTTCATAAGCAGCTTTCATGCCGTTGGCCATCATCTGTAATGTGGAAACTGCGATCAATGGTTTATTCCAGGTATAACACAATCCTTTTGCTGTGGCAGCTCCCACACGAAGTCCTGTGTAAGAGCCGGGCCCTGCACTTACTGCAATTGCATCCAGTTCTTCTGCACTGCGGTGATGCCGCTCCAGTAAGGTTTTCACGAAGATGCCCACAGTTGCGGCATGATCGCGCTGTTCAATGTTTTCCATTGTTTCCAATGCTACACCATTCTCTGAAAGAGAAACGGAACCAATAGCAGTAGCTGTATCTATATGAAGGATCAGTGCCAAAATCGCTGTTTTATTTTTGTGCTTCGTATTCCTGCTGCAATAAGGAGCATACTTTATACCGTTCATTACCGGTACCCAGGTATACTGCCTGTAATACTTCGTATACGTGGCGGATGCCAATTTTTCTACTCCATTCAAAAGGGCCCATGGGATAATTGGTGCCCAGCTTCATGGAAATGTCTATGTCTTCCCGCGATGCAGTGCCTTCTTCTGCGGTGAAGTAGGCTTCGTTGATGATCATGCAGATCACCCGCGGAGTGACCATACCGATAGTGGGCGTTATACTTTCGTATATCCAGCCCAGTTGTTGCATCAATGCTTCCGGGTTTGCTGCAATTTCCAGTGTTGGCATGCTGATAAAACCGGGTAGCAGATTGCAGCCATAAATATGATCGATGGAACTTCCTGCTGTATACTGCTGCAATTCCGCAGCGGTTATTTTCACCAGGCATGCCAGCACAGGAACCTGGGGATATGCTGCATAGACGGCTGCTCTTTCCGGATGTTCATCGAGGGACAGATCGATCACAAGGTCCACAGACAGATCTGTGGGTTCAGGTGCAGTAAACACCTGGTGCCCTTCAAAATCTTTACTGTTCCGCAACTCTTCCCAACGTAACAGATCTCCTGTAATAAGTATCTGCATCGGCGCTACTTAATAGCGATCATGGAAATCTCTACATTCACTCCTTTAGGCAGGCCTGCTACCTGAACGGTTTCGCGCGCAGGGAAGTAACCGGAGAAGTATTTTCCGTACACTTCATTGATCTGCGAAAAATCATTCATGTCCATAATGAAGATGGTGGTTTTCACTACATCTGAAAAATCCATTCCGGCTTCGGTAAGGATAGCACGAAGGTTCTGCATTACCCGGTGCGTTTCGGAAGTGATGTTGTCCTTTTCGATCTGGCCGGTTTCAGGATTCAGGGCTATCTGGCCGGAAATGAATAAGGTGCTCCCTGCTTTGATAGCCTGGTTATAAGGACCTATGGGCGCCGGGGCGCCACTTGTATTAATAACCTGTTTTTCCATAGGTTACAAAAATAAGGTTTTAGCAGGTAGTTTAACAGCACGGCTATTGCGTTGCATATTCAAAATGATTATATTAGCATTATTAAGACAATATCGAAATACCATATCTAACAACATTATCTCACGGATTATGTATGTCAAAACCCTGAATGGTCTTTCTCTGAATGGGGCCTGGCAAATGCAGCTCAGGCTTTATGTGGGCTGGATAATCGGGTCCGCGGCGGCCTTTCTTTTTACGGGGAATACTTTACTGGCATATCCTTCCCTCCTCCTTACCATTCACCTGGTGAGTGTGATCGCTGTGGTTGTATATGCACTGAGCCGGCAAAAGGATAATTTCACGCTGATCCCTAAGATCAATATTTCGCTGGAAACATTCCTTGTGGCCTTTTCCATGGCACTTGCACTGGTTGTGGTGAAAGATGCCGTGGGGCATCTGCTGCCTTTGCCTGAGTGGGAAGAATTGTCTTTTACTTCTGTGAATACCAGCTCCCTCTATACGATCATAGCAACGGTATTGTTAGCGGCTATTATGGAAGAAATGCTTTTCAGGGGTATTATCATGGAAGCATTGTTACACCGCCATTCCGGAGGGGTGGCTTTACTACAAAGTTCTTTGTTATTTATGCTGGCCCATCCTGATCCGGCACAAATGCCGGGAGCTTTTTTGCTGGGTTTGCTTTGTGGTTTCTTTTACCTGCGGTTGCGGGACCTTTGCAGTTGCTTCCTCATTCATCTTACCAATAATGCAGCTACGGCCATCTTAGTTTCCGGAGGCTCGCTACAGTTTGTGATCGCTGATCCCACCACTTATTATGTGATCGTGGGTGCGTGCCTGCTGGCATTAGTGGCCGGATATTTTCTGCTCAAACGTTTCACGGTTCAGGTAAAACCTCATTCTTATCTGAGCAAGGAAAATATCCGGGCCAAATCTGTTTTATTTTCCGAACAGTAACTTAGCCAGTTTGGCATCGTGGCCATACACATCGTCCCTGAAGTTCAACTGGCCTTTGTAATTTACCCATGCGGTGAAATATCCGATGTATACCGGCACTTTCTCTTTCAGCGTTAC includes:
- a CDS encoding RidA family protein; translation: MEKQVINTSGAPAPIGPYNQAIKAGSTLFISGQIALNPETGQIEKDNITSETHRVMQNLRAILTEAGMDFSDVVKTTIFIMDMNDFSQINEVYGKYFSGYFPARETVQVAGLPKGVNVEISMIAIK
- a CDS encoding ArsR/SmtB family transcription factor, coding for MEKQLLTTSSNTLIISRGNNEKDQIKLDYIAVKKAAMVLRAINHKLRQQMIKLLEDHKRMTVTEIYVKLRLEQSVASQHLAILRRAGIVITERDGKFIHYTINKQRIAEVAKFVEELVG
- a CDS encoding MBL fold metallo-hydrolase, with product MFIKQLYTGCLSEAAYFIESEGVAAVIDPLRDIEPYLELARERNATIKYIFETHFHADFVSGHLDLAAATKAPIVYGPNTTTNFPVHIAADGEDFPIGKLKVRALHTPGHTMESTCYLLFDEKNEPHAIFTGDTLFVGDVGRPDLFSGSLSKEELAGHLYESLNNKIKPIPDNVIVYPAHGPGSSCGKNLGPNTYSTIGEEKSSNYALLATDKDDFIAQVTEGLSTPPQYFPINAKINKEGYDAMQVLMERSLKPLSVAAFKEKIQADAVILDTRHANVFTEGFVPGSISIGLEGRFAEWAGSLLPFRQSMILVTEPGQEEETIVRLARVGFDKVEGYLEGGYEAWKAAGEPFDLIISVDADELAMDMPHDPNLLVVDVRKPTEYADGHVQGALNMTLSELTDPGNLADIEDNHNLYVHCAGGYRSVIACSIMKREGIHNLRNVNGGFAKLKDQEGIEIVQEKNVLN
- a CDS encoding CPBP family intramembrane glutamic endopeptidase, whose translation is MYVKTLNGLSLNGAWQMQLRLYVGWIIGSAAAFLFTGNTLLAYPSLLLTIHLVSVIAVVVYALSRQKDNFTLIPKINISLETFLVAFSMALALVVVKDAVGHLLPLPEWEELSFTSVNTSSLYTIIATVLLAAIMEEMLFRGIIMEALLHRHSGGVALLQSSLLFMLAHPDPAQMPGAFLLGLLCGFFYLRLRDLCSCFLIHLTNNAATAILVSGGSLQFVIADPTTYYVIVGACLLALVAGYFLLKRFTVQVKPHSYLSKENIRAKSVLFSEQ
- the tsaB gene encoding tRNA (adenosine(37)-N6)-threonylcarbamoyltransferase complex dimerization subunit type 1 TsaB, encoding MALILHIDTATAIGSVSLSENGVALETMENIEQRDHAATVGIFVKTLLERHHRSAEELDAIAVSAGPGSYTGLRVGAATAKGLCYTWNKPLIAVSTLQMMANGMKAAYEGADVFLVPMIDARRMEVFTAVYNKDLEPVLEPQAMILETQSFDPYMIAKNTIFFGDGAPKWQVLLGVRPNASFPAYHISAAHMVPLAEKSFASKHFEDVAYFTPNYLKAFYHPGKK
- a CDS encoding 3-hydroxyacyl-CoA dehydrogenase family protein, whose amino-acid sequence is MQILITGDLLRWEELRNSKDFEGHQVFTAPEPTDLSVDLVIDLSLDEHPERAAVYAAYPQVPVLACLVKITAAELQQYTAGSSIDHIYGCNLLPGFISMPTLEIAANPEALMQQLGWIYESITPTIGMVTPRVICMIINEAYFTAEEGTASREDIDISMKLGTNYPMGPFEWSRKIGIRHVYEVLQAVYLGTGNERYKVCSLLQQEYEAQK
- a CDS encoding LysM peptidoglycan-binding domain-containing protein, with protein sequence MALQDKYATLIQQATSAGVSGLQVVEQNNVLYVTGTAPSSAVKDQIWSTYEKLDPEMRSGDMVLNISVAEGAEQEYEVKSGDSLSKIAKNYPGLTWQKIYEANKDQIKNPDIIQPGWKLKIPSA
- a CDS encoding BON domain-containing protein, translated to MKQRKSFLLACLAMMGILLYACAPSDAKLQKEVNDKLSTAAPGVIAEVKGGVATLSGEVVDDAAKTTAEDAAKGIKGIKSVTNNIMVTPPPPPPPPVVINPDDIVRTSVDSALNAHGITGVTATVANGEVTLTGTIAKADLKKVMQAANEAKPKKVLNKLTLK